In the Helicobacter typhlonius genome, one interval contains:
- a CDS encoding ArsR/SmtB family transcription factor — MNKVDSFLNIVGALNDETRILILNFLSANGETCVCDLQNMLDMKQSRLSRHLKILKDSGFLYVNRKGAWAYYGINNHLTPFHQQAVQAIEELDLRSLPPF; from the coding sequence ATGAATAAGGTTGATAGTTTTTTAAACATTGTGGGTGCGCTCAATGATGAGACGAGAATATTAATTTTGAATTTTTTATCTGCAAATGGTGAGACTTGCGTATGTGATTTGCAAAATATGTTAGATATGAAGCAATCACGCTTATCAAGGCATTTGAAAATATTAAAAGATTCAGGCTTTTTATATGTAAATCGCAAGGGTGCTTGGGCGTATTATGGGATAAATAATCATTTAACCCCCTTTCATCAACAGGCTGTGCAAGCCATAGAAGAGCTTGATTTAAGAAGTTTGCCACCTTTTTAG
- a CDS encoding permease gives MIFAAFIGILLYVRVEAIIPIGVALLGVGINEGVIMSFLIAGAGCSLPELILLKSIFKLNFLALFVGLVLCIAIGFGMIIYFL, from the coding sequence GTGATTTTTGCTGCATTTATTGGCATTTTGCTTTATGTTAGGGTGGAGGCAATTATACCTATTGGTGTCGCATTGCTTGGAGTTGGCATCAATGAGGGTGTAATAATGAGTTTTTTAATCGCTGGCGCTGGTTGCTCTTTGCCTGAACTCATATTATTAAAGAGCATATTTAAGTTAAATTTTTTAGCATTGTTTGTTGGGTTGGTTTTATGTATTGCCATAGGATTTGGTATGATTATTTATTTTTTATAG
- a CDS encoding BspA family leucine-rich repeat surface protein, with protein MESQLLEFFKFFAIYFVELSFLFVIVSVLIAFLNNRYKSTFEKHLGKDSYLSYIKAILLGSLTPFCSCSTIPLLRALLKANVVFGVCIAYLLTSPLVNPIIVGMLFVAFGLKITLIYVAFLFVAIFILSTMIHMEYMFSKAKSFNQNINAWDVSKVKDMHSMFAVAESFNQPLDKWNTSSVKYMKEMFYRAKSFNQSLDSWNVKNVLDMRDIFGSSPLQNNPPKWYKE; from the coding sequence ATGGAAAGTCAATTACTAGAATTTTTCAAATTTTTTGCCATTTATTTCGTTGAGTTATCATTCCTTTTTGTCATCGTATCTGTTTTGATTGCTTTTTTAAACAATAGATACAAGAGCACCTTTGAAAAGCATTTAGGCAAAGATTCTTATCTTAGTTATATAAAAGCTATTCTTTTGGGCTCTCTTACGCCCTTTTGTTCTTGTTCTACTATTCCCTTACTTCGTGCATTGCTTAAAGCAAATGTAGTTTTTGGTGTATGTATCGCCTATTTGCTTACCTCTCCGCTTGTTAATCCTATAATTGTGGGAATGTTGTTTGTGGCTTTTGGACTGAAAATCACATTGATTTATGTAGCTTTTTTGTTTGTTGCTATTTTTATTTTATCCACTATGATACATATGGAATATATGTTCTCTAAGGCAAAGAGCTTTAATCAAAATATAAATGCTTGGGACGTATCCAAAGTAAAAGATATGCATAGTATGTTTGCTGTAGCAGAATCTTTCAATCAACCTTTGGATAAGTGGAATACAAGCAGCGTGAAATATATGAAAGAGATGTTTTATAGGGCAAAATCATTCAATCAGTCTTTGGATAGTTGGAACGTCAAGAACGTTTTGGATATGCGTGATATATTTGGAAGTTCTCCATTGCAAAACAATCCGCCAAAATGGTATAAAGAATAG
- a CDS encoding zinc ribbon domain-containing protein, translated as MQNTICQSCGMPLTSKEQMGLEKDGSASVDYCKYCYERGEFIHKVSMQEYIEMCSLYGAQAGMSNEQFNAHCTKLFPTLKRWQTS; from the coding sequence ATGCAAAATACAATCTGCCAAAGCTGCGGTATGCCCCTTACTTCCAAAGAACAAATGGGCTTAGAAAAGGACGGAAGCGCGAGTGTTGATTATTGCAAGTATTGTTATGAAAGAGGTGAATTTATCCATAAAGTCTCAATGCAAGAGTATATAGAAATGTGTTCGCTATATGGCGCACAAGCGGGAATGAGCAATGAGCAATTCAATGCGCACTGCACAAAATTATTCCCGACACTAAAAAGGTGGCAAACTTCTTAA